One window of Microtus pennsylvanicus isolate mMicPen1 chromosome X, mMicPen1.hap1, whole genome shotgun sequence genomic DNA carries:
- the LOC142841490 gene encoding uncharacterized protein LOC142841490, whose product MAPALLFLFAFALLGGLGRGQDFDLSDALDEPKKPTAPPKKPPQSGGDLDLSDALGGGDDPAPPPPRPRPKPDRETRPSGGDFSITDLEDAAGGKGGGKGPRGEEPEADGDDGGDFDLADALDPDPTSKPSGGLYPKLPADPLPSDPHGGGGVYPPPRPRPQPQPRPQPSDTNGFGGSGGYGGYSSHDTHGGHGPTPHDDGGAQGNTVARIVSPIVSVVVVALVGAGVSYFRSGQRRGCLRRSDPETI is encoded by the exons ATGGCTCCCGCGCTCCTGTTTCTCTTCGCGTTCGCGCTGCTCGGAGGCCTCGGCCGGGGCCAGG atttcgaCCTCTCGGACGCGCTCGACG AACCGAAGAAGCCGACGGCCCCGCCCAAGAAGCCACCGCAGTCGG gCGGAGACCTGGACCTGAGCGACGCCCTGGGAGGCGGAGACG ACCCCGCCCCCCCACCGCCCAGGCCGAGGCCCAAACCGGATCGGGAGACCCGGCCCTCGGGAG GCGACTTCTCCATCACGGACCTGGAAGACGCCGCTGGGGGCAAAG GTGGAGGCAAAGGACCCCGGGGAGAGGAGCCTGAGGCGGACG GTGACGACGGCGGCGACTTCGACCTCGCGGACGCCTTGGACCCCG ATCCAACTTCGAAGCCCAGCGGGG GTCTCTACCCGAAGCTCCCGGCTGACCCGCTGCCCTCGGACCCACACGGCGGTGGAG gtgTCTACCCCCCACCCAGGCCCCGCCCACAGCCTCAGCCCCGCCCACAGCCGAGCGACACCAACGGCTTTGGAG GAAGTGGAGGCTACGGCGGCTACAGCAGCCATGACACACACG gcgGCCACGGCCCGACGCCCCACGATGACGGCGGAGCCCAGG GAAACACCGTCGCCCGCATCGTCTCCCCGATCGTCTCAGTCGTCGTGGTGGCGCTCGTGGGCGCCGGCGTCAGCTACTTCCGGTCcgggcagcggcggggctgcctgAGGCGCAGCG ACCCTGAGACCATCTGA